The stretch of DNA ATCGAGGCCCCGTCCGACGTTACGGCTCGACGACGAGTTTGCCGAGGAAGCTATCGGTCATGACGGCGCGCTGTGCATCGGCCGCCTCCTCGAGGTCGTAGCTCCGCGCCACGTCGATCGAGAGCGCACCGACATCCATGAGGTGGGCGACGCCCCGCAGCGGGACGCGGAGATCCGGCGTGTTGAACATGCTCATGAACTGGTAGGAGACGTCCTTCGACCGGGCCGCGCCGTCGTTCGTGAAGGCCGGGTCCGGGCTGTTCTCGCCGATGCCGACGACGCGGGCACCCGTCGCGGCGACGTCCGCGTCGAACTGCAGGTAGTCGTCGAGCCGGTGGTCGAGGACGGCGTCGACGCCGCCGTCGGAGGCCTCGAGGACGGCATCGGCCAGGTCGTCCCGGCCGTAGGAAAGCACCGTTTCTGCCCCGTAATCGCCGAGCGCGTCGTGGTACTCCTCGGATGCGGTCGTAATCACCCGGGCGCTCACGGCGGCCGCGATCTGGACGGCCGCGTGGCCGACGCCGCCCGAGCCGCCGTGGACCAGGCAGTACTCGGCCGGCTCGAGGTCGGCGTGGTCGATCAGCGCGCGCCAGGCGGTGACGGCGGCGACGCCCGCTGCGCCGGCCTCGGTCAGGTCCGCACCGTCGGGGAGGTGGACGACGCGATCAGTCGGTACCGTCGCGTACTCGGCGTAGGACCCCTGGAACCCACCGTTTCCGATACCGGTTCCGTAGACGCGGTCGCCCGCCTCGACGTCCTCGACCGCCGACCCCGTCTCCGCGACGACGCCCGCAACGTCGACGCCAGGGGTGAACGGCACGTCGACCGGCGCGTACGAGCCGTCCCGAAAGTAGGTGTCGACGGGGTTGACGCCCGCGGCGGCAACCTCGACCAGCACCTCGTCGTCGGCGGGTTCGGGTCGGTCGATCTCGTCGACCTGCAGTACGTCCGCATCGCCGTGCTCGTGAAGGCGTACAGCTCGCATATCGTTCGGGACCACGTGACGGGACGGTAAAACGGTACACGTGACGGCAGGGGAGACGCCGTCTCGAGCGGCCCACAGCGGTCACGGCCGGTCGGCCAGTTTTGCACCAGCAAGTGCGACCCTTGTCCGCGCGACCGCCCTCGCCTTCCGTATGAGCGAATCCGACGGGCGGCGACTCGCGGACACGACGGTCGGCGTCTTCCTCGCGTCGGCGGGCACCGAAGCGATCGAGTTCACCGAACCGAAAGCGGCCGTCGCCGAGGCCGGCGCGACCGTCGACGTGCTCGGTAGCGAGACGGGCGAGGCCCGGACGGTGAACGACGACCTCGAGGAGAGCGCCGCCTACGAGGTCGAGAAACGGTTCGACGAGGTCTCCGCGGACGACTACGACGCGCTGATCGTCCCGGGGGAACCGCGGGCGCGGACACGCTCCGGACGGACGAGGACGGCGTGGAACTGCTGCGCCAACACGTCGCGGACGGGAACCCGGCGGGCGTGATCTGTCACGGTCCGTGGACGTTGATCGAGGCCGACGTCGACGACAGGACGCTGACCGCCTACCACAGCCTCCGGACGGACGTCCGCAACGCCGGCGGCGAGTGGGTCGACGAGGCGGTCGTCGTCGACGATGGGCTGGTGACCAGTCGGCATCCGGGGGATCTCGAGGCCTTTTGCGAGACGATCGTCGACGAGTTCTCGGCCCGAAACGGGTAAGTCGACTCGAACGGACCGGCCGGGTTTCCCAGGTCGTCGCTAGCGGTGACCGATTCCGTCCGCTGCAAGAGACCGCTCCGAACACGGCGTTCGCGTAGCATCTAGTCCGCCGGTTCCTCGATCAATCGAGCGACGGTGACGAACGTATCGAACGCCGGTGGCGAACCCTGGACCTGAACGACCCCCTGTTCCGAATCGTACTGGACGAACTCGACTTCGGCGGATTTCGGGAGGTGCGTGTGTTTCAAATCGATCGCGATCCGTTCGGATCGGGGACGCGAATCGTCCGTCGGCGGGTCGTCCTCCCACTCGTCGACCGTTTCGACCAGTTCGTCGACCGCGACCGGCCCGTCCCGTTCGTAGAGATAGTATAACGCGTACCGTCGACGTTCCTCCTCGAGGAGTTCGAATACTTTGTCTAAGGGTACCATGGGTGCCGTTCACCTACCGAGGACTTATCGCTTTGGACCCCCTCGCCCGCAATCACCGAAATCACCCAGTAAGGCGTCCGCTCGGCAATTTACTGGCCTACGGAGCGACCGCCACGGGGAGTGCTTTGGCGACGATTCACCGCAGCCGCGACGCCAATCCCGACCCAGGGAGCGTCGATCGAACGCTACCGAACGGCTCGAGTCGCCTCGGCCATGATCTCGAGAGCCTCCTTCAACTCCTCAGTTCCGGTCGCGTACGAGAGTCTCGCGTATCCCGCGCCGTTCGCGCCGAAGGCGTCGCCGGGGACGACGACGACGCCGCGCTCGAGTACCTCCTCGCACCAGCCGTCGGGGACCTTCGGCATCGCGTAGAAGGCCCCTTCGGGGGTCGGAACCTCGAGACCGGCGTCGGTGAGGCCGTCCAGCACGAGGTCGCGGCGCTCCTCGAAGGTGTCGACCATCTCCCGAACGGGCTCCTGGGGTCCCGTCAGCGCGGCCTCGGCGGCGAACTGCGCGGGCGCGGAGGCACAGGCCTGGCCGTACTGGTGGACGCGCAGCATGCGTTCGATGCGGCGGTTCGAGCCGACGACCCAGCCGAGTCGCCAGCCGGTCATCGAGTAGGTCTTCGAGCAGGCGCTGACGACGATTACGTTGTCCGTCTCCGCGAATTTCAGCGGCGAGTGGTGTTCGCCCTCGAAGACGATGTGTTCGTAGACCTCGTCGGAGATACAGAGCACGTCGTGCTCGTCGGCGATGCGGGCGAACTCGCGCATGTCGGCCTCGCTCTGGACGGCCCCGGTCGGGTTCGCCGGGCTGTTGACGATGAACGCCGCCGTCTCGTCGGTGATCGCGTCCTCGACCGTCGCGGGATCGAGCGTCAGATCGTCCCGTAACCCGACGGGCTTGGGCGTCCCGTCGGCGATGTGGGTCAGGGCGTCGTAGGAGACGAAGCCGGGATCGGGGAAGATGACCTCCTCGCCGGGATTCACGTGAGCCTCGAGCGCGAGGTGCAGCGCCTCGCTGCCGCCCGAGGTCGCGATCACGTCCGCAGGATCGATCTCGAGGCCGTAGTCGCGGTCGTACTTCGCCGAGATGGCCTCCCGGAGTTGCGGCGTCCCCTTGTTCGACGTGTAGGCGTCGGCACGCCCGGATTCGATCGCTTCGATCGCCCCGCGGCGAGCGTGGGCGGGCGTCGGGAAGTCCGGCTGTCCGAGGCCGAGGTTGATCGCGTCCTCGCCGGCCGCCTCGAAGACTTTGCGGATGCCGCTGATCGACACGTGCTCGACCCGATCTGCGAATGCTGTCATGGCTAAACGGGGTATGCCGACCCCGATAACTCTTGATGTGTGCGAGCCGAACGAACTCATTCGTCGACCGCTGAAACTCTTGTCTGCGAGACTGAAGGAGCCACAAGTAATATAGCGCTCGTACCGAATCCTCGCACAATGACTTCCACTCGACGATCGCTGCTCGCCGCGGGCGCGACCGGCACGATCGCACTGACCGCTGGCTGTCTCGACTTCGTCCTCGGTAACGGGCCGCTCGAGTTCACCGCCGAACGCGTCGCACCGACCGACCAGGCCCTCGCAGACACCGAGTACGCCGAGCAAACGGTCGAGGAGAAGGCGATGAAGCGATCCGAGGAGGTCGCCGGTATCGAACGCGACTTCAAGGCCTCGATCTGGACCTCGGTCTACACCAAGGAAGTCGAGTACCACGGACAGAAACTCGAGGGAAGCGCCTTCGCCGCCGTCTCGGTTCCGGGAATGGAGGTCGCGGGCCAGTCGGTCAACCCGCTCGACGACATGTCCAACGAACAGCTCCTCGAGGAGTTCCTGGGCCGGGTCGACACCGAGCACGGGCAGATCAGGGACATCCGACACGAGGAGTCGTTCTCCCTCGATATCCTCGGCGACGGCCGCGACGTCGACACGTTCGTCGGCAAGACCGAGCTCGAGGGCGAGACGGTCGATATCGAGATCACGGTCGCGTCGTTCGATCACGAGGACGATCTGCTCGTCCTGCTCGGCGTCCTCCCGAAGATGCTCACGGAGGAATCGGCGAACGTCGAGGTCCTGATGGAGTCCGTCGAACATCCCGTCGAGAACTGACCGCCGCCGTCGGTTTCGGCGAGTGCAGCGCTGTTTGCGCTTTCGAACGGTGTGAACGGATTCGCAGACTCGCGGACTCGCGCACTCGAGAGTAGCGCTTCTTCGGTCGCATCAAAAGACGGAACGGCGACGGCCGGTCGGCGGCGTCAGTAGAACTCGCGAACGAGGTCCATCGCGTCCTCGGGCGCTCCGTCCGGAATCTCGGACATGTCCTCGGTGACGCCGTGCTGTTCGTGGTACGGCACGGAGTTCTCGTCCTGATACAGGACGCCCTGGTACTCCTTGTCGCTGTCGAGGATGACTTCCTTGGCGGCCTCGTAGTCGTTCGGATCGTGATCCTCTTCCGCGAGATCGACGAGACTGTCGCGGAAGTAGTCGTAGGTGTCGACATCGTTGAACGTGACACAGGGGCTGAAGACGTTGACGAAGCCGAAGCCGTCGTGCTCGATGGCTTCCTGGACGATCTCGGCGTGGCGCATCGCGTCCGAACTGAACGACTGGGCGATGAAGCTCGCGCCGGAGGCCAGCGCGAGGGCCAGCGGGTTGACCGGCGGCTGCTTGGGCCCTTCGGGGGTCGTCGAGGTCTCGAAGTCCGACCGCGAGGTCGGCGAGGCCTGACCCTTGGTCAGGCCGTAGATGCGGTTGTCCATGACGACGTAGGACATGTCGACGTTCCGGCGGACGGCGTGGACGAAGTGACCGGCACCGATCGAGTAGCCGTCACCGTCGCCGCCGGCGACCATGACCTCGATGTCGGGGCGGGCCATCTTGACGCCGGTCCCGACCGGGAGCGCACGGCCGTGGACGCCGTGCAGGGCGTAGCTGTGCATGTAGGTCCCGATCTTGCCGGAACAGCCGATTCCGGCCACGACGAACGTGTTGTCGGGGTCGTTGCCGGTGTTCGCGAGCGCTTTCATCATGCCGTTCATCGTCCCGAAGTCGCCGCATCCGGGACACCACGTCGGCTGCTTGTCGGATTTGAAGTCGGTGAATCGTACGTCGGAGCTCATTATGCTGGTACCTCCTCGGAGAGTTTGTCGGTGATTTCGTCTGCGAGTTCGTCCGCCTTGAAGCGAACGCCTGTATACTTGTTGATGCGTTTCACACGGGTAAGCACGTCGTGTTCGATCAGGTCGGCGAACTGCCCGGTCGCGTTACACTCGACGACGATCGCCTCGTCGGCGGCCTCGATCTCCTCGGTCAGGTCCGGGCGCGGGTAGATGTAGGGGACCGAGATGACGTGTACGTCGATGCCGTCCTCCTCGAGGTAATCGAGCGCTTCGGCGAGTGCGCCCTCGTTCGAGCCCCACGAGATGATGAGGTTGTCGGCGTCCGGGTCGCCGAACTCCCGGTAATCCCAGTCTTCTTGCTCCCGGGCGGTCTCGACCTTGCGATATCGCTTGTCGACCTGATGGACGCGCTCGTCTTCCTCCTCCGTCCGGCGGCCGAGTTCGTCGTGCTCGAGGCCGGTGGACATGTGGGCGGCGTCGGTCGTGCCGGGGATGGCTCGCGGGCTGACACCGTCCTCGGTGACGGCGTGGGCCCGGAAGTGGCCCTGCGCATCGAGCCACTCGTCGACCTCGTCCTCGTCGACGAGCTTGCCGCGGTCGATCTCGACCGCGTCCATGTCGAAGGCCTCCGGTGGGAACGTCTGTTCGGTGACCGACATCGCCAGGTCGGAGACCAGGAAGACCGGCGTCTGGTACTTCTCCGCGAGGTTGAACGCCTCGATGGTCTTCCAGAAACACTCGGTAATCGAGGTGGGAGCGACGACGAACCGCGGGACCTCGCCGTGGCCGCCGTACACCGCCATGTTGAGGTCGCCCTGTTCCTGTTTCGTCGGCATCCCGGTCGAGGGGCCGGAGCGCTGGACGTCGGTGATGACCAGCGGCGTCTCGCTGGTCGCGACCAGCCCGAACGTCTCGGTCATGAGGTCGATCCCCGCACCCGACGTCGCGGTCATCGCTCGAGCACCGGCGCGCGCGGCACCGAGTGACATGTTGATCGCCGAGAGTTCGTCTTCGGCCTGAACGACGTGACCGCCGTAGTCTTCGATACGTCCCGTCAGATACTCCATAATCGACGTCGCGGGGGTGATCGGATACCCCGCGTAGAAGCGACAGCCGGCCGCGAGTGCGCCCATCCCGATCGCCTCGTTGCCGTTGAGCAACACGTAGTCGTTGTCCGTCGTGTCGATGTTGTAGCCGAGGTGGTCCAGATCGTAGTTCTCCTGGACGTACTCCTGTCCGGCTCGGGCGGCAGCCTTGTTGTTGTCGACGATCTTCGAACCCTTGCCGCCGAAGCGCTTCTCGAGGGCTTCGTCGAGGTACTCGACGTCGAAGCCGGTGATCTCACACGCGGCACCGAGCGCGACGATATTGCGCATGATCGCCCCGCCGGCCTCCTCGGCCAGCGACTTCAGGGGCACGTCGACCGCCGTCATCTCGTCGGGAATCTCGGCCTCCCAGGAGCGCTCGCCGTCGTAGATGATGGCACTTCCCTCGTGAAGCTCGTCGAGGTTCTCGTCGATCGTCCGCTGCGTAAGCGCGACCAGAATATCGAGTCGATCGACGACGCTCTGGACCTGCTCGACCGACGTACGGATCTTGTAAGACGTGTAGCCGCCCCGGATCCGTGACGCGAAGTCTTTGGAGGTGAATACGTGCCGTCCGGCTCGGGAAAGTGCCTGAGCGAAGATTTTACCCGTGGAGTCGATACCGTCCCCGGCTTCGCCTCCGACCGCCCAGTTGAGATCCTCAGCCATGTTGTCCTGAGCCTTGCCCCCCATAAATGAAAAGGCTTCTGAAACCCCAACCGGACCACCGCAACAGTCGCTGATATGTTCGATAGGCGAGGTCAGTTTCCGGTAATCGTGCTGCGATTCTCACGGAATATTTACGCCGCGAAAGACCGTCTCGGTTACGTTCACGTAATTTGCAATTGGTCGTTCGCGCACGCTCGCGGCCGCCCGCGAATGTCCGATCGCTGATCTTCTATCAACGATGATCGTCGTGTCCGTCACGAGACGCGCTCGTGACTGCCGTCGCGGACGGAACGGAACTCCTTTTCAACCCGCCGGCGAACGGGTTCGACATGGAAGGGACGCCAGTCACCGTCGAATCGGTCCGCGAAGTCGGCCCCGACACCGTGGCGCTCGATCTCGAGACGCCCGAGGGGTTCGACGCCCTGCCGGGACAGTTCGTCTTGCTCCGAGCGAAGCCAGCTGACGACGTGATTTCGCGCCACTACACGCTCTCGTCGCCGTCGGTCGGGGAGACGTTCGAGCTCACCGTCGGCGTCGATCCCGACGGCGACCTCTCGCCGTGGCTCGCCGACCTCGAGGGCGGCGAGACCGTCCACGTCGAGGGTCCGTTCGGCCGGGTCACCTACGAAGGGGAGACGGACGTCGTCGCGGTGGCCGGCGGCCCGGGAATCGGGCCCTCGGTCGCCATCGCCGAAGCGGCCCACGAGGCGGGTCACGACGCCGTCGTGATCTATCGGGCCGACGAGCCGGCCCACACCGACCGCCTCGAGGCACTCGAGGACGCGGGTGCGACCGTCCGCTTCGTCGACGGGGACGCGGACGCCGAGCTGGCGGACGCCATCGCGACCCACCGCGGGGCCGGCCAGCTGTACGCGTTCGGCTTCGACGGGTTCGTCACGTTCGTCGCCGAGACGATCGAGAACACCGGCGGCGACCCGGACGAGGCGCTGATCGAAAACTTCGGCTGAGCGGCACTTCGGCTACGAGACGGCCCGAACGACGACCGAGCCGAGGCGGAGCGGACTCGAGTTGCCAATTTAGCGCACTCTCTCGGGAGCCCTGCGACGGGTATCAGCCCGCCCGTGACAGTTACTTACTCGTCTCCGGATCACCGATAGTCTCCGAAGAAGACAGGTTAGAACGCCTGATAAAGGCGTTTATTACGTACCGTGGTTGGACCACGTATGCGACGACGCCAACTCCTCGCCGTCACGACCGGCGCGGTCTGTGGACTTGCCGGCTGTACGGGGTCGCCGGTCGAACGGCTCCAAACCGACCGGTCCGGTTCCGACGGCGACGGGGCCGATCGAGACGGCAGCGAATCCGCGTCCGACGAGATTACCGTCGGAAATCCCGACGAGGTCCCGTTCCCAGACGCCCACCCGCCACACGAACTCGAACTTCGCAACGACGGGGAGACGGATCGAACGGTCTCCGTTGCGATCACGATCAGCGGGACGGACGGCGACGGAGCCGACGGAAGCGGTGACGACACGACCGGCGACGACGGCACGGTGCTCGAGCGCGAGTTCGACCTCTCGGCGGACGAGACGCTCACGTTCGTCCTCGTCGAGCCCCGGTCGTACGCGGTCGCCGTCACGACGAGCGGCGACGGCGGCGAGTCGACCGTCACTGACGCCATCGACCGTCACCCGTTCGACTGCACGCGCTCTCGAACGAGGGTCACGTTCCGCGAGTCCGGCGTCGGAACGGAGTCGACGTCCACCGCGATCTCCTGTCCGGTGCCGGAGATCGCGGATGCCACGCTCGAGATCGGCGAGCAGGGGTGTGCCGACCGGACGGACGGCGACGACGCGACCGTCGAGTTCGCGGACGAAACCGTCGTCGTCGACGGCGACATCACGACGCCGACGCCCTGTCACGTCCCGTCCATCGCCGGGACCGACTACGACGAGCGTCGCGACCTCCTCACGGTCACCGTCGGCGTCGGTGAAGGGACCGACGAGAGCTGTATCGACTGTCTCGGAACCGCCGCATACGAGGCACGGATCGATCTCGAGGGACGGTATCCCGGCCGCGTCGAGGTCCGCCACGAGAGTCGGGGCGACGACCGGCGGATCACGACGACCGAGTGTTCGGCCGACTGGTAGCGGACGCCGCCGTCAGTGTTCGACCAGTTCGACCAGGATCCCGCCGGTGTCCTTCGGATGGAGGAACGCCACCGAGTGGCCCCACGCGCCCGGTCGCGGCTCCTCGTCGATCAACGTCACTTCGTGGTCGCGGACCGTCTCCAGCGCCGCCTCGATGTCGTCGGTCGCGAGCGCGAGGTGATGGATTCCCGGGCCGTTGTCCGCGAGGTACCGCGCAATCGTCCCCTCGTCGATTGGCTCGAGCAGTTCGAAGTAGCCGTCACCACACTCGACGAAAGTGACGCGCATCCCGTCGAACACCTCCTCGTGGGCGACCTCGAGGCCGAAAAGGTCCCCGTACAGTTCCGCCAGCGCCTGTG from Natrinema salaciae encodes:
- a CDS encoding NADPH:quinone reductase is translated as MRAVRLHEHGDADVLQVDEIDRPEPADDEVLVEVAAAGVNPVDTYFRDGSYAPVDVPFTPGVDVAGVVAETGSAVEDVEAGDRVYGTGIGNGGFQGSYAEYATVPTDRVVHLPDGADLTEAGAAGVAAVTAWRALIDHADLEPAEYCLVHGGSGGVGHAAVQIAAAVSARVITTASEEYHDALGDYGAETVLSYGRDDLADAVLEASDGGVDAVLDHRLDDYLQFDADVAATGARVVGIGENSPDPAFTNDGAARSKDVSYQFMSMFNTPDLRVPLRGVAHLMDVGALSIDVARSYDLEEAADAQRAVMTDSFLGKLVVEP
- a CDS encoding DUF7344 domain-containing protein — translated: MVPLDKVFELLEEERRRYALYYLYERDGPVAVDELVETVDEWEDDPPTDDSRPRSERIAIDLKHTHLPKSAEVEFVQYDSEQGVVQVQGSPPAFDTFVTVARLIEEPAD
- a CDS encoding pyridoxal phosphate-dependent aminotransferase — translated: MTAFADRVEHVSISGIRKVFEAAGEDAINLGLGQPDFPTPAHARRGAIEAIESGRADAYTSNKGTPQLREAISAKYDRDYGLEIDPADVIATSGGSEALHLALEAHVNPGEEVIFPDPGFVSYDALTHIADGTPKPVGLRDDLTLDPATVEDAITDETAAFIVNSPANPTGAVQSEADMREFARIADEHDVLCISDEVYEHIVFEGEHHSPLKFAETDNVIVVSACSKTYSMTGWRLGWVVGSNRRIERMLRVHQYGQACASAPAQFAAEAALTGPQEPVREMVDTFEERRDLVLDGLTDAGLEVPTPEGAFYAMPKVPDGWCEEVLERGVVVVPGDAFGANGAGYARLSYATGTEELKEALEIMAEATRAVR
- a CDS encoding DUF6517 family protein; translated protein: MTSTRRSLLAAGATGTIALTAGCLDFVLGNGPLEFTAERVAPTDQALADTEYAEQTVEEKAMKRSEEVAGIERDFKASIWTSVYTKEVEYHGQKLEGSAFAAVSVPGMEVAGQSVNPLDDMSNEQLLEEFLGRVDTEHGQIRDIRHEESFSLDILGDGRDVDTFVGKTELEGETVDIEITVASFDHEDDLLVLLGVLPKMLTEESANVEVLMESVEHPVEN
- a CDS encoding 2-oxoacid:ferredoxin oxidoreductase subunit beta, which gives rise to MSSDVRFTDFKSDKQPTWCPGCGDFGTMNGMMKALANTGNDPDNTFVVAGIGCSGKIGTYMHSYALHGVHGRALPVGTGVKMARPDIEVMVAGGDGDGYSIGAGHFVHAVRRNVDMSYVVMDNRIYGLTKGQASPTSRSDFETSTTPEGPKQPPVNPLALALASGASFIAQSFSSDAMRHAEIVQEAIEHDGFGFVNVFSPCVTFNDVDTYDYFRDSLVDLAEEDHDPNDYEAAKEVILDSDKEYQGVLYQDENSVPYHEQHGVTEDMSEIPDGAPEDAMDLVREFY
- a CDS encoding 2-oxoacid:acceptor oxidoreductase subunit alpha, whose translation is MAEDLNWAVGGEAGDGIDSTGKIFAQALSRAGRHVFTSKDFASRIRGGYTSYKIRTSVEQVQSVVDRLDILVALTQRTIDENLDELHEGSAIIYDGERSWEAEIPDEMTAVDVPLKSLAEEAGGAIMRNIVALGAACEITGFDVEYLDEALEKRFGGKGSKIVDNNKAAARAGQEYVQENYDLDHLGYNIDTTDNDYVLLNGNEAIGMGALAAGCRFYAGYPITPATSIMEYLTGRIEDYGGHVVQAEDELSAINMSLGAARAGARAMTATSGAGIDLMTETFGLVATSETPLVITDVQRSGPSTGMPTKQEQGDLNMAVYGGHGEVPRFVVAPTSITECFWKTIEAFNLAEKYQTPVFLVSDLAMSVTEQTFPPEAFDMDAVEIDRGKLVDEDEVDEWLDAQGHFRAHAVTEDGVSPRAIPGTTDAAHMSTGLEHDELGRRTEEEDERVHQVDKRYRKVETAREQEDWDYREFGDPDADNLIISWGSNEGALAEALDYLEEDGIDVHVISVPYIYPRPDLTEEIEAADEAIVVECNATGQFADLIEHDVLTRVKRINKYTGVRFKADELADEITDKLSEEVPA
- a CDS encoding ferredoxin--NADP reductase; the protein is MEGTPVTVESVREVGPDTVALDLETPEGFDALPGQFVLLRAKPADDVISRHYTLSSPSVGETFELTVGVDPDGDLSPWLADLEGGETVHVEGPFGRVTYEGETDVVAVAGGPGIGPSVAIAEAAHEAGHDAVVIYRADEPAHTDRLEALEDAGATVRFVDGDADAELADAIATHRGAGQLYAFGFDGFVTFVAETIENTGGDPDEALIENFG
- the mce gene encoding methylmalonyl-CoA epimerase, with the translated sequence MHFDHAGIATDDAQALAELYGDLFGLEVAHEEVFDGMRVTFVECGDGYFELLEPIDEGTIARYLADNGPGIHHLALATDDIEAALETVRDHEVTLIDEEPRPGAWGHSVAFLHPKDTGGILVELVEH